The Panacibacter microcysteis genome includes a window with the following:
- a CDS encoding PAS domain-containing sensor histidine kinase, with protein MLNKILSGIKQDSDQETFEAAELAKLYHNVIHSARVAIAIIDGRDMVVATANEACLELWGTDKSVIGQSLYVSLPDLMAQAAHILEEIYDTGKPFVGNEIPYVVNRNGTPQTGYFDFVWQPRFDDEGKVEGITAIATEVTERALVNKQVKESKDNVTRLFSQAPVAIQILKGPEMVIELINDASLTLIQKTRDEMVGRRLIDVFPELEAQGFIGLLKQVYETGERFQADEQSVIIVKNNKPVQYYSRFVYEPFRNADGKIEGIMVIGEDITQLVYARQQLELKEKELSQLISQAPLAIVLLEGKNLLVRVANKYALEITGRQLHEMIDLPLETIFTGIPERIQIYRMVYETGKPHISREIPLSFTRNNQPYTGLYDLHYTPWYNLDNTIAGVMVVGVEVTDTVNARNRIEESQQQFQHLANTMPQVVWMARADGLVFYYNDRIAMYSGATKLPDGRWQWAGLVHPDEIAQTEKAWKDAVASGAVYEMEHRLMMQDGEYRWHLSRAIPQKNRQSEILSWFGTATDIHQQKTFSEKLEAEVLMRTTELQQANTDLTDRKKLDEKKDEFISIASHELKTPLTIAQGFLQLAANRLKDMQDDTVYSMIEKTNRALKRLNNIIEDFLDVTRMQHGQLQLNHEMFDFNSMLEESVDFIRTTYPSRKITVNGIQGSLMIHGDSERLNHVCSNLLNNAIKYSATGKPVDVNVTKIAGELIVEIKDHGIGIAPEDLPLVFDRYFRVHDISKTHTGMGIGLFLSAEIVRKHHGKIWVTSEKGAGSSFYFAIPLTQPASN; from the coding sequence ATGCTAAATAAAATTCTGTCTGGTATAAAACAGGATAGTGATCAGGAAACGTTTGAAGCAGCAGAACTCGCAAAACTTTACCACAACGTTATTCATAGTGCCCGTGTGGCTATCGCCATTATTGATGGAAGAGATATGGTAGTAGCCACAGCCAATGAAGCATGCCTTGAATTGTGGGGTACAGACAAATCTGTTATAGGTCAGTCATTATACGTATCGCTGCCAGATCTTATGGCACAGGCTGCGCACATCCTGGAAGAGATTTATGATACGGGCAAACCTTTTGTTGGCAACGAAATACCTTATGTGGTAAACCGCAACGGAACACCACAGACAGGTTATTTTGATTTTGTATGGCAGCCCCGTTTTGATGATGAAGGCAAGGTGGAAGGTATTACGGCCATAGCCACAGAAGTTACAGAACGGGCATTGGTAAACAAACAGGTGAAGGAGAGCAAAGATAATGTTACCCGGCTCTTCAGCCAGGCGCCCGTTGCAATACAGATACTGAAAGGGCCCGAAATGGTGATAGAACTGATCAATGATGCTTCGCTGACGCTTATACAAAAGACCAGGGATGAAATGGTGGGCCGCAGGCTTATTGATGTATTCCCCGAACTGGAAGCACAGGGATTTATCGGCCTGCTTAAACAGGTATACGAAACCGGTGAACGCTTCCAGGCAGATGAACAGTCAGTGATCATTGTGAAAAACAACAAACCGGTACAATACTACTCCAGGTTTGTATATGAACCTTTCAGAAATGCGGACGGAAAGATTGAAGGCATAATGGTTATCGGCGAAGACATTACACAGCTTGTTTATGCAAGACAGCAACTGGAGCTAAAAGAAAAAGAACTATCCCAGCTCATTAGCCAGGCGCCTCTTGCAATTGTTTTACTGGAAGGTAAAAACCTGCTGGTACGCGTTGCAAATAAATATGCACTGGAAATTACCGGCAGGCAGTTACATGAAATGATCGACCTGCCGCTGGAAACTATTTTTACCGGTATACCTGAACGCATTCAGATATACCGCATGGTTTATGAAACAGGTAAACCACACATCTCCAGGGAAATACCACTTTCATTTACACGTAATAACCAACCGTACACCGGTCTTTACGATCTTCATTATACACCATGGTACAACCTCGACAATACCATTGCAGGCGTTATGGTGGTAGGTGTAGAAGTAACAGATACCGTTAATGCCAGAAACAGGATCGAAGAGAGCCAGCAACAATTTCAACACCTGGCCAATACAATGCCACAGGTTGTATGGATGGCCCGTGCAGATGGCCTGGTATTTTACTACAACGATCGCATTGCTATGTACTCAGGTGCAACAAAACTGCCTGATGGCAGATGGCAATGGGCGGGGCTGGTACATCCTGATGAGATAGCCCAAACGGAAAAAGCATGGAAAGATGCTGTAGCGTCCGGCGCTGTATACGAAATGGAACACCGGCTGATGATGCAAGATGGCGAATACCGCTGGCACCTCAGCCGCGCTATACCGCAAAAAAACAGGCAAAGCGAAATTTTATCCTGGTTTGGCACCGCAACAGATATACACCAGCAAAAAACATTCTCGGAAAAGCTCGAAGCAGAAGTGCTGATGAGAACAACAGAACTGCAACAGGCCAATACCGACCTTACAGACAGGAAAAAGCTCGATGAGAAAAAAGATGAATTCATCAGCATCGCCAGCCATGAGCTAAAGACACCGCTTACCATTGCACAAGGCTTTTTGCAACTGGCAGCAAACAGGCTGAAAGACATGCAGGACGACACCGTTTATTCCATGATCGAAAAAACCAACCGTGCGCTTAAAAGGCTGAACAATATCATCGAAGACTTCCTGGACGTTACGCGTATGCAACACGGCCAGCTGCAATTAAACCATGAAATGTTCGACTTCAACAGTATGCTTGAAGAAAGCGTTGATTTTATACGCACCACGTATCCATCAAGAAAGATCACCGTTAATGGTATACAGGGCAGCCTTATGATACATGGCGATAGTGAGCGTCTTAACCATGTATGCTCCAACCTGCTGAATAATGCCATCAAATATTCCGCCACAGGCAAACCCGTAGACGTTAACGTAACCAAAATAGCCGGCGAACTTATTGTGGAAATAAAAGACCACGGTATTGGCATTGCACCAGAAGATTTACCGCTGGTGTTCGACCGCTACTTCCGGGTACACGACATCAGTAAAACGCATACCGGCATGGGCATCGGCCTGTTTTTATCTGCAGAGATCGTGCGTAAACACCACGGAAAAATATGGGTAACGAGCGAAAAGGGAGCCGGCAGCAGCTTCTATTTTGCTATTCCTTTAACACAGCCAGCCAGTAATTAA